In Myxococcus guangdongensis, one genomic interval encodes:
- a CDS encoding zf-HC2 domain-containing protein — MTTPCTNNRLHLFVDGELSATEADAFRQHLTRCAECESGLRDLLQLELLAARALGGSAPVTQGTDVVEPVVGGNVVSLRARLQKGLKLAMPLALAAGLAAVVVVRGQAEPEIPGEVWLASADTRTFEARLSHPKADRFLPYSPMRGTSHTTQMLPLRPLAELAERHDYRGIAAAYALRGDWQQAEAFLGQEPESADKANDLAVVALSRQRYEEALGLLTSALKLNPNHAQALWNRALVLRERDLLDRAAASFDTVASLSEAGWSGEARRMAAELRTQLAEERVRSRRQVMDVWATLTGEAPWDAKQLAQRPAVARAALYDAVRTVPSKERVEALLPLARELDALGGGSVLQDYVRQVAARDFTARAPLAQGYAGLLRDSDTKKDATVLLDSLRRSGERDIYFGALMHAGTAVSDATAMSALRGFAEGTPDPWLHLLAERESIRRELAAGRTAQAEKQLMDAMLTCNGMGNIVPCMELN, encoded by the coding sequence ATGACGACGCCATGCACCAACAACCGACTGCATCTCTTCGTGGACGGGGAGCTGTCCGCCACGGAAGCGGATGCCTTCCGCCAGCACCTGACGCGGTGCGCGGAGTGTGAGTCGGGATTGAGGGATTTGTTGCAGCTGGAGCTGTTGGCGGCCCGGGCGCTGGGGGGAAGCGCGCCGGTGACGCAGGGCACCGACGTGGTCGAACCGGTGGTGGGCGGCAACGTGGTGTCCCTGCGGGCGCGGCTGCAGAAGGGCCTGAAGCTGGCGATGCCGCTGGCGCTCGCGGCGGGGCTGGCGGCGGTGGTGGTGGTGCGCGGCCAGGCGGAGCCGGAGATTCCGGGCGAGGTGTGGCTGGCGAGCGCGGACACGCGCACGTTCGAGGCGCGGCTGTCCCATCCGAAGGCGGACCGCTTCCTGCCCTACAGCCCGATGCGCGGCACCAGCCACACGACGCAGATGCTGCCGCTCAGGCCGCTGGCGGAGCTGGCGGAGCGGCACGACTACCGGGGCATCGCGGCGGCGTACGCCCTGCGCGGCGACTGGCAGCAGGCCGAGGCGTTCCTGGGCCAGGAGCCGGAGTCCGCGGACAAGGCGAACGACCTGGCCGTGGTGGCGCTCAGCCGTCAGCGCTACGAGGAGGCGCTGGGGCTGCTCACGAGCGCGCTGAAGCTCAACCCGAACCACGCCCAGGCGCTGTGGAACCGCGCGCTGGTGCTGCGCGAGAGGGATTTGCTGGACCGCGCCGCCGCGTCGTTCGACACCGTGGCGTCGCTGAGCGAGGCGGGGTGGAGTGGCGAGGCGCGGCGCATGGCGGCGGAGCTTCGCACGCAGCTGGCGGAGGAGCGGGTGCGCTCGCGCCGTCAGGTGATGGACGTGTGGGCGACGCTCACGGGCGAGGCACCCTGGGACGCGAAGCAGCTCGCGCAGCGGCCCGCGGTGGCGCGCGCGGCGCTCTACGACGCGGTGCGCACGGTGCCGTCGAAGGAGCGCGTGGAGGCGCTGTTGCCGCTGGCCCGCGAGCTGGACGCGCTGGGTGGGGGCTCGGTGCTGCAGGACTACGTGCGGCAGGTGGCCGCGCGGGACTTCACGGCGCGCGCGCCGCTGGCCCAGGGGTACGCGGGGCTCTTGCGTGACAGCGACACGAAGAAGGACGCCACGGTGCTGCTGGACTCGCTGCGCCGCTCGGGGGAGCGGGACATCTACTTCGGCGCGCTGATGCACGCGGGCACCGCGGTGTCGGACGCCACGGCGATGAGCGCGCTGCGCGGCTTCGCCGAGGGGACGCCGGACCCGTGGCTGCACCTGCTGGCCGAGCGCGAGAGCATCCGCCGGGAGCTGGCCGCGGGCCGCACCGCCCAGGCGGAGAAGCAGTTGATGGACGCGATGCTGACGTGCAACGGGATGGGCAACATCGTCCCGTGCATGGAGCTCAACTGA
- a CDS encoding cupin-like domain-containing protein, which yields MSVDTSRLALEWQVWLVENLALGVTREEACLALASAGVSEDVAREEVARVEAHPFFQACQRVGRRYGWLESVMDTYSTLHRQSGGHLALERRHELSAEEFFTRYYFGHRPVVLTGRMKDWPALGRWSLPYLAERVGDVEVEVMTRRESNPDHAPEPDKHRETMRFRDYVHRVATGGETNDYYMVPRNENWQRQGFEPLREDVRAPQGIIDDSLRPDMMTLLLGPAGTVTPLHHDNMNVLLAQVVGRKHVKLIPSFQRHLMYPRYGTFSHVDAASPDVERHPLYAEAHMVEAVLEPGELVFIPVGWWHWVHALDVSASVTFHHFQVPQGNTYLPTPL from the coding sequence ATGAGCGTGGATACATCCCGATTGGCGTTGGAGTGGCAGGTCTGGCTGGTGGAGAACCTGGCGTTGGGGGTGACGCGCGAGGAGGCGTGTCTGGCGTTGGCGAGCGCGGGCGTGTCGGAGGACGTGGCGCGAGAGGAGGTGGCGCGGGTGGAGGCCCATCCCTTCTTCCAGGCCTGCCAGCGGGTGGGGCGACGCTACGGGTGGCTCGAGTCGGTGATGGACACGTACAGCACGCTGCATCGGCAATCGGGGGGACATCTGGCGTTGGAGCGACGCCACGAGTTGTCCGCGGAGGAGTTCTTCACGCGCTACTACTTCGGACACCGGCCGGTGGTGTTGACGGGGCGGATGAAGGACTGGCCGGCGCTCGGACGTTGGTCGCTGCCCTACCTGGCCGAGCGGGTGGGAGACGTGGAGGTGGAGGTGATGACGCGGCGTGAATCCAACCCTGACCACGCGCCCGAGCCGGACAAGCACCGCGAGACGATGCGCTTTCGCGACTACGTGCACCGGGTGGCGACGGGGGGCGAGACGAACGACTACTACATGGTGCCCCGCAACGAGAACTGGCAGCGCCAGGGCTTCGAGCCGCTGCGCGAGGACGTGCGCGCGCCCCAGGGCATCATCGACGACAGCCTGCGCCCGGACATGATGACGCTGCTCCTGGGCCCCGCGGGCACGGTGACGCCGCTGCACCACGACAACATGAACGTGCTGCTGGCCCAGGTGGTGGGGCGAAAGCACGTGAAGCTCATCCCCTCCTTCCAGCGGCATCTGATGTACCCCCGCTATGGAACGTTCAGCCACGTGGACGCGGCGAGCCCGGATGTGGAGCGCCACCCGCTCTACGCGGAGGCGCACATGGTGGAGGCGGTGCTGGAGCCGGGGGAGCTGGTGTTCATCCCGGTGGGCTGGTGGCACTGGGTGCACGCGCTCGACGTGAGCGCGTCGGTGACGTTCCACCACTTCCAGGTGCCCCAGGGGAACACGTACCTGCCCACGCCGCTGTGA
- a CDS encoding CHAT domain-containing protein encodes MLKSKSDKALVLALAAPVLVVTALLVRTSSGGNDVEARFWAERRASARIEARLTYPEADRYRPRVSAGGCLVPAEPIPLKELARLEEDGNWAGIAAAYGLQGEWNQAGSFLERMSSTVDRDSDLAAVQLSRGAHEQALRLLDRVLARAPAHPQALWNRALVLRDMGLTMKAAETFEKVAALGEQGWSKEAKAQALTLREETQSRSRKWHGARDATLALLEDPKAPLPLQEARQSPGVVRQHFYDVVRAASSKERVLSLMPLARELDRLQGGTSLGDYVTRVSGRDFTRRGVLSQGYSEWVRKRAGAPESLVETVRASGEEDLFVGLALHNKAAALRYLPDLVSHVQREQDTWLGLFLEREQARKEMADGEWWKAEQRLFNALQRCREGAFSARCVDLEIRLGILYAELRRLTEAEQHARTAWSWARQLQEWELELTTLELFVHISRDRGDFSSALAYVEEWTARGGRVIDTCYWPHINQAHTHYLALRPEAARASLEAAAACPNAKLDLMFGATFAEMARARPDPKDAERLSQALDVARASNPTPGDAIYARYLEGRFVLDHEHERGVELLTRTLEDARKLPSTEPLAREAWTLGYSSLVTDAGRRGEYARALELLAEQLGTQVPQKCALGAAVHNERSVAVARGPAGEVVGDYQGTREVPFPESPSTQLVPEHVRQALRGCAQVEVLAWAPVFGRTDLLPADQPWSFRMGRIVPGAPAPSRRLVVSSVEAPALLQLPRLPTWTPPPEPEPTALELLSGSDATPSRVLSSMSDATEIEIHAHGISDPVLSDASLVVLSPEGNGRYALTADIVRKQKLAGAPMVFLAACSAGRLASTTTHEPFSLPAAFIEAGARAVLASTVDIPDAAGRFFDGVRQRIRGGTAPAVALRDERQKWLARDARNGWTHHVLLVETSD; translated from the coding sequence ATGTTGAAGTCGAAGTCCGACAAGGCCCTGGTCCTGGCGTTGGCCGCGCCCGTGCTCGTCGTCACCGCGCTGCTCGTGCGCACGTCGTCCGGGGGGAACGACGTGGAGGCGCGCTTCTGGGCCGAGCGTCGGGCGTCCGCGCGCATCGAGGCCCGCCTCACCTATCCGGAGGCCGACCGCTACCGACCGCGCGTCTCGGCCGGCGGCTGTCTGGTCCCCGCCGAGCCCATCCCCCTCAAGGAACTCGCCCGGTTGGAGGAGGACGGCAACTGGGCGGGCATCGCCGCCGCGTACGGCCTGCAGGGCGAGTGGAACCAGGCGGGCTCCTTCCTCGAGCGCATGTCGTCCACCGTGGACCGTGACAGCGACCTGGCCGCCGTGCAGCTCTCCCGGGGGGCACACGAGCAGGCCCTGCGGCTGCTGGACCGCGTGCTGGCCCGTGCCCCCGCACATCCCCAGGCGCTGTGGAACCGCGCCCTGGTGCTGCGCGACATGGGCCTGACGATGAAGGCGGCGGAGACCTTCGAGAAGGTGGCCGCGCTCGGTGAACAGGGCTGGAGCAAGGAGGCCAAGGCGCAGGCGCTGACGCTGCGGGAGGAGACCCAGTCCCGCTCACGCAAGTGGCACGGCGCGCGCGACGCCACGCTGGCCCTGCTGGAGGACCCGAAGGCGCCGCTGCCCCTCCAGGAGGCGCGTCAGAGCCCCGGCGTGGTGCGGCAGCACTTCTACGATGTGGTCCGCGCGGCGTCCTCCAAGGAGCGCGTGCTGTCGCTCATGCCGCTGGCGCGAGAGCTGGACCGGCTCCAGGGCGGCACGTCGCTCGGGGACTATGTGACGCGCGTGTCCGGCCGCGACTTCACGCGCCGGGGCGTCCTGTCCCAGGGGTACTCCGAGTGGGTCAGGAAGCGCGCGGGCGCGCCGGAGTCGCTGGTGGAGACGGTGCGCGCCTCGGGTGAGGAGGACCTGTTCGTGGGCCTCGCGCTGCACAACAAGGCCGCCGCGCTGCGCTACCTGCCGGACCTGGTCTCCCACGTCCAGCGCGAGCAGGACACCTGGCTGGGCCTGTTCCTGGAGCGCGAGCAGGCCCGCAAGGAGATGGCGGACGGCGAGTGGTGGAAGGCCGAGCAGCGCCTGTTCAACGCGCTCCAGCGCTGCCGCGAGGGCGCCTTCTCCGCGCGCTGCGTGGACCTGGAGATTCGCCTGGGCATCCTCTACGCGGAGCTGCGCCGGCTGACGGAGGCCGAGCAGCACGCGCGCACCGCCTGGTCCTGGGCCCGCCAGCTCCAGGAGTGGGAGCTGGAGCTCACCACGCTGGAGCTGTTCGTGCACATCTCCAGGGACCGTGGCGACTTCTCCAGCGCGCTCGCCTACGTGGAGGAGTGGACCGCGCGCGGCGGCCGCGTCATCGACACCTGCTACTGGCCCCACATCAACCAGGCCCACACGCACTACCTGGCCCTGCGTCCGGAGGCCGCGCGCGCCTCGCTGGAGGCCGCCGCCGCGTGCCCCAACGCGAAGCTGGACCTGATGTTCGGCGCCACCTTCGCGGAGATGGCCCGCGCCCGCCCGGACCCGAAGGACGCCGAGCGGCTGAGCCAGGCGCTCGACGTCGCGCGCGCCAGCAACCCCACGCCCGGTGACGCCATCTACGCGCGCTACCTCGAGGGCCGCTTCGTGCTGGACCACGAGCACGAGCGGGGCGTGGAGCTGCTCACGCGCACCCTCGAGGACGCGCGCAAGCTGCCGTCCACCGAGCCGCTGGCGCGCGAGGCGTGGACCCTGGGCTACTCCTCGCTCGTCACCGACGCGGGGCGCCGGGGCGAGTACGCGCGCGCCCTGGAGCTGCTCGCCGAGCAGCTGGGGACCCAGGTGCCCCAGAAGTGCGCGCTCGGCGCCGCCGTCCACAACGAGCGCTCCGTGGCCGTCGCCCGGGGGCCCGCAGGAGAGGTGGTGGGCGACTACCAGGGCACGCGCGAGGTGCCCTTCCCGGAGAGCCCCAGCACCCAGCTGGTCCCGGAGCACGTGCGCCAGGCACTCAGGGGCTGCGCCCAGGTGGAGGTGCTCGCGTGGGCGCCCGTCTTCGGCCGCACGGACCTGTTGCCCGCGGACCAGCCGTGGAGCTTCCGCATGGGGCGCATCGTCCCCGGCGCGCCCGCGCCGTCGCGGCGCCTGGTCGTCTCCAGCGTGGAGGCCCCCGCGCTGCTGCAGCTGCCCAGGCTCCCCACGTGGACCCCGCCGCCCGAGCCGGAGCCCACCGCGCTGGAGCTGTTGTCCGGCTCGGACGCCACGCCCTCGCGCGTGCTGTCCAGCATGTCGGACGCGACGGAAATCGAGATTCACGCGCACGGCATCAGCGACCCGGTGCTGTCGGACGCCTCGCTGGTGGTGCTCTCACCGGAGGGCAACGGCCGCTACGCGCTGACGGCGGACATCGTGCGCAAGCAGAAGCTCGCCGGCGCGCCCATGGTGTTCCTGGCCGCGTGCAGCGCGGGGCGGCTCGCCTCCACCACCACGCACGAGCCCTTCAGCCTGCCCGCCGCCTTCATCGAGGCCGGCGCCCGCGCGGTGCTCGCCTCCACGGTGGACATCCCCGACGCGGCCGGGCGCTTCTTCGACGGCGTGCGCCAGCGCATCCGCGGCGGCACCGCGCCCGCCGTGGCCCTGCGCGACGAGCGCCAGAAGTGGCTCGCCCGCGACGCGCGCAACGGCTGGACGCACCACGTGCTGCTGGTGGAGACGTCCGACTGA
- a CDS encoding metal-dependent hydrolase, translated as MNPIVHAELAWLTAQGLRERRDRILVTCAGLAPDLDGLTLLGGEAWYARYHHVLFHGYVGAFVTTAVCAALARQRARVAVLAMVAFHLHLLCDLAGSGPGWPIHYYWPTSMREWFWQGQWNLSSWQNSVIGLFTTLAIFACALGPGRRTFVEVFSARWDAVVTQTLRRRFKGEEPVAKSGG; from the coding sequence ATGAACCCCATCGTCCATGCGGAGCTGGCGTGGCTCACGGCCCAGGGGCTGCGTGAGCGCAGGGACCGCATCCTCGTCACGTGCGCGGGGCTGGCGCCGGACCTGGATGGGTTGACGCTGCTGGGCGGCGAGGCGTGGTACGCGCGCTATCACCACGTGCTCTTCCACGGGTACGTGGGCGCGTTCGTCACCACGGCGGTGTGCGCGGCGTTGGCGAGGCAGCGCGCCCGGGTGGCGGTGCTCGCGATGGTGGCGTTCCACCTGCACCTGCTCTGTGACCTCGCGGGCAGCGGGCCTGGGTGGCCCATCCACTACTACTGGCCCACGAGCATGCGGGAGTGGTTCTGGCAGGGGCAGTGGAACCTGTCGTCGTGGCAGAACTCGGTCATCGGGCTCTTCACCACGCTGGCCATCTTCGCGTGCGCGCTGGGGCCCGGGCGGCGCACCTTCGTGGAGGTGTTCTCCGCGCGCTGGGACGCGGTCGTCACGCAGACCCTGCGGCGCCGCTTCAAGGGCGAGGAGCCCGTCGCGAAGTCCGGAGGCTGA
- a CDS encoding MarR family winged helix-turn-helix transcriptional regulator, whose amino-acid sequence MSVTPPITRFERLQRLSQRFPQLDASAIETCVLLLRMSNELSSAYEANLARHGLSTGRFTVLARLLSYRESEDGQGLTPAELAESSCVSRATMTGLLDTLEKDGLISRADHPEDRRMYTVHLTPKASALLEELLPLHFRRVAALMSTLSEPERVTLRELLAKVSSGLPTFREP is encoded by the coding sequence ATGAGCGTCACGCCTCCCATCACCCGCTTCGAGCGATTGCAGCGACTGTCGCAGCGCTTCCCTCAACTGGACGCGAGCGCCATCGAGACCTGCGTCCTCCTGCTGCGCATGTCGAACGAGCTGTCGAGCGCCTACGAGGCGAACCTCGCGCGCCATGGCCTGTCCACCGGCCGCTTCACCGTCCTGGCCCGCCTGCTCTCCTACCGCGAGAGCGAGGACGGCCAGGGCCTCACTCCGGCGGAGCTGGCGGAGAGCTCCTGTGTGAGCCGGGCCACGATGACCGGGCTGCTCGACACGCTGGAGAAGGACGGCCTCATCTCCCGCGCCGACCACCCCGAGGACCGGCGCATGTACACCGTGCACCTCACGCCCAAGGCGAGCGCGCTGTTGGAGGAGCTGCTGCCCCTCCACTTCCGCCGCGTCGCCGCGCTGATGTCCACGCTGAGCGAGCCGGAGCGCGTCACCCTGCGCGAGCTGCTGGCCAAGGTCTCCTCCGGCCTGCCGACCTTCCGAGAGCCCTGA
- a CDS encoding HlyD family secretion protein, which yields MSTASPSLDAQDTDVPKKSPSLVKEPAAPRSRAKRVLPALLGIALLGGAARWALTRGEESTDDAQVEGRIANVSPRIAGQVARVLVSDNQQVKAGDVLVELDATDLEAKLEVARADVSSAEAQSANAQAQLALTEVNAGANLRQARGGVVQASSGISSSKAALDQARADVVAAEARFKLADTDLTRVKTLKAEGAVTQADLDTRQSTHDQAKAALDVARARLTSTEAGVQGSSGGLETAQGKLAAAETGPVQVQAAQAAVKLADAKLKQAQAALHLAELAVSYTKVRAPTNGVVSRRTVEVGHMVGPERPLMAVVPQDDVWVVANFKEDQVGEMKAGQVVDVKVDAFSGHHFKGHVDSLAGASGARFALLPPDNASGNFVKVVQRIPVLIRFDGDARDVALKPGMSAIVTVNTRGE from the coding sequence ATGAGCACTGCTTCACCCTCCCTGGATGCCCAGGACACCGACGTACCGAAGAAGAGCCCCTCGCTGGTGAAGGAGCCCGCGGCGCCGCGCTCGCGGGCCAAGCGGGTGTTGCCCGCGCTGTTGGGGATTGCGCTGTTGGGCGGCGCCGCGCGCTGGGCGCTCACCCGGGGTGAGGAGTCCACCGATGACGCGCAGGTGGAGGGCCGCATCGCCAACGTGTCGCCGCGAATCGCGGGGCAGGTGGCCCGGGTGCTGGTGAGCGACAACCAGCAGGTGAAGGCCGGCGACGTGCTGGTGGAGCTGGACGCCACGGACCTGGAGGCGAAGCTGGAGGTCGCCCGCGCGGACGTGTCGAGCGCGGAGGCGCAGTCGGCGAACGCGCAGGCGCAGCTGGCGCTCACCGAGGTCAACGCAGGCGCCAACCTGCGTCAGGCGCGCGGCGGCGTGGTGCAGGCGAGCAGCGGCATCAGCTCGTCCAAGGCGGCGCTGGACCAGGCGCGCGCGGACGTGGTGGCGGCGGAGGCCCGCTTCAAGCTGGCGGACACGGACCTGACGCGCGTGAAGACGCTGAAGGCCGAGGGCGCGGTGACGCAGGCGGACCTGGACACGCGGCAGTCCACGCATGACCAGGCGAAGGCGGCGCTGGACGTGGCGCGAGCGCGGCTGACGTCCACGGAGGCGGGCGTGCAGGGCTCCTCCGGTGGGCTGGAGACGGCGCAGGGCAAGCTGGCCGCGGCGGAGACGGGGCCGGTGCAGGTGCAGGCCGCGCAGGCGGCGGTGAAGCTGGCGGACGCGAAGCTCAAGCAGGCGCAGGCGGCGCTGCACCTGGCGGAGCTGGCGGTCTCGTACACGAAGGTCCGCGCGCCGACGAACGGCGTGGTGAGCCGCCGCACGGTGGAGGTGGGTCACATGGTGGGCCCGGAGCGTCCGCTGATGGCGGTGGTGCCGCAGGACGACGTGTGGGTGGTGGCGAACTTCAAGGAGGACCAGGTCGGCGAGATGAAGGCGGGCCAGGTGGTGGACGTGAAGGTGGATGCCTTCAGTGGTCATCACTTCAAGGGCCACGTGGACAGTCTCGCGGGGGCCAGTGGCGCGCGCTTCGCGCTGCTGCCTCCGGACAACGCGTCCGGCAACTTCGTGAAGGTGGTGCAGCGGATTCCGGTGCTCATCCGCTTCGACGGTGACGCGAGGGATGTGGCCCTCAAGCCGGGCATGAGCGCCATCGTCACGGTGAATACGAGGGGCGAGTAG
- a CDS encoding heparin lyase I family protein, giving the protein MTAFLRLAALVLLVPPLASAEVVWKGDFETGNISQWTRAQSVANSRLQVVSDVVREGRYALKATVRQGDDPIGASGNRNELLYISEEKAGSTYFYKWSTMFPSNYPISDGWQVFAQWHQEGCCGSPPLEFFVKGDQMHLRVGGADGDIPWKGPINKGQWHDFILQVKWSSNAKVGFVQLWHNGKLVLPKTMGATQFGKEMNYLKLGLYREDSIRPEASVYHDGFTMSTALEDVLPPAPTPAPAPEPTPEPTPEPTPTPTPEPTPEPTPTPTTPPIVSVPTLPGNGTPRVGVIDTDDGTDNPQAAQGCGATATGGAPFIAATGLLAFAALLSRRRKPATVRARGSRR; this is encoded by the coding sequence TTGACCGCATTCCTTCGACTCGCCGCCCTGGTGTTGCTGGTTCCCCCCCTCGCGTCCGCGGAGGTGGTGTGGAAGGGCGACTTCGAGACCGGAAACATTTCGCAGTGGACGCGCGCGCAGAGCGTCGCGAACAGCCGCCTCCAGGTGGTGTCGGACGTGGTCCGTGAGGGCCGCTATGCATTGAAGGCCACGGTGCGTCAGGGCGATGACCCCATCGGCGCCAGCGGCAACCGCAACGAGCTGCTCTACATCAGCGAGGAGAAGGCGGGCTCCACGTACTTCTACAAGTGGAGCACGATGTTCCCGTCGAACTACCCCATCTCGGATGGGTGGCAGGTGTTCGCGCAGTGGCACCAGGAGGGCTGCTGTGGTTCGCCGCCGCTGGAGTTCTTCGTGAAGGGGGACCAGATGCACCTGCGCGTGGGTGGCGCGGACGGTGACATCCCCTGGAAGGGGCCCATCAACAAGGGCCAGTGGCACGACTTCATCCTGCAGGTGAAGTGGTCGTCCAACGCGAAGGTCGGCTTCGTGCAGCTGTGGCACAACGGGAAGCTGGTGTTGCCGAAGACGATGGGGGCGACGCAGTTCGGCAAGGAGATGAACTACCTGAAGCTCGGGCTGTACCGCGAGGACAGCATCCGTCCCGAGGCGAGCGTGTACCACGACGGTTTCACCATGAGCACCGCGCTGGAGGACGTCCTGCCGCCCGCGCCGACGCCCGCGCCCGCGCCGGAGCCGACCCCGGAGCCGACGCCCGAGCCCACGCCGACGCCCACCCCGGAGCCGACGCCCGAGCCCACGCCGACGCCCACCACGCCGCCCATCGTCAGCGTGCCCACGCTGCCGGGCAACGGCACGCCGCGCGTCGGCGTCATCGACACGGATGACGGCACGGACAATCCGCAGGCGGCGCAGGGCTGCGGTGCGACGGCGACGGGCGGGGCTCCGTTCATCGCCGCCACGGGCCTGCTCGCGTTCGCCGCGCTGCTGAGCCGTCGGAGGAAGCCCGCGACGGTGCGGGCTCGCGGCTCGCGTCGCTGA
- a CDS encoding RNA polymerase sigma factor, with protein sequence MANLFNRERRRFEAFIRQHRPSLLGLARRLSARSSLEAEDLVQETFERAMQEFEALKDRTDAAAAAWLCTTMTNRFLDYCRRQRTESRGMPHLALVQEGVAQAEAQENWELVSTEEFQKAVERLKPHLRDAYRLHAEGKRYNAIAEHFNVPVGTVGSWLTLARRDLKDLLLPQVAVAREQGATSS encoded by the coding sequence ATGGCCAACCTCTTCAACCGGGAGCGGAGGCGCTTCGAGGCGTTCATCCGACAGCACCGGCCCAGCCTGCTGGGACTGGCGCGTCGTCTGTCCGCCCGCTCCAGCCTGGAAGCCGAGGACCTGGTGCAGGAGACCTTCGAGCGCGCGATGCAGGAGTTCGAGGCGTTGAAGGACCGGACGGACGCGGCGGCGGCGGCGTGGCTGTGTACGACGATGACCAACCGCTTCCTGGACTACTGCCGCAGACAGCGGACGGAGTCCCGGGGAATGCCCCACCTCGCGCTGGTCCAGGAGGGGGTGGCGCAGGCGGAGGCCCAGGAGAACTGGGAGCTGGTGAGCACCGAGGAGTTCCAGAAGGCGGTGGAGCGGCTCAAGCCGCACCTGCGTGATGCCTACCGGCTGCACGCGGAGGGCAAGCGCTACAACGCCATCGCCGAGCATTTCAACGTTCCCGTGGGCACGGTGGGCAGTTGGCTCACCCTGGCGCGCAGGGACCTGAAGGACTTGCTGCTGCCACAGGTAGCGGTGGCCCGGGAGCAGGGGGCAACGAGCTCATGA
- a CDS encoding DHA2 family efflux MFS transporter permease subunit → MKGDAITGSKAGITIAAMAAALMSVLDISIVNVALSDIRASFGTPMDQIAWVSTGYMMANVVVIPMTGWLQRRFGFRRYFTASILIFTAASLLCGLAWNLPSLVVFRILQGVGGGAIIPTSQAILFARYPQKEHGMAGALFGLGAVTGPLLGPTVGGMLIEVASWHWIFLINLPVGLFAAYMAWRHIEQKDFEVSHERVDRWGIGLLAVGMAALQFVLEEGTREDWFDSMKITVLAVVAGVALITFIVHELETPQPVVDLRVFANRSYAAATGVNFLIGTALFGGSFLFSLFCGTVMRYSALDIGLVFLKGSFIQVLLMPLIGKFGGKLDGRMLVGVGIIGMCLSLWTNGHLSSTADEAALIAPVFIRACSMGFIFVPLSVMALSNLRPDQRGNAAGLFNLTRELGGSIGTAWMSSALNRLTQVNNTALASHVDAYSQVTQEQLAAMQATVASRVTDPLAAAYGLFSQRINLQALVRAFNANFTVLTAIFACSLVLVFMLRRADPNVKVEGAH, encoded by the coding sequence GTGAAGGGCGACGCCATCACCGGCTCGAAGGCCGGTATCACCATCGCCGCCATGGCCGCGGCGCTGATGTCCGTGCTGGACATCTCGATTGTGAATGTCGCGCTCAGCGACATCCGCGCGAGCTTCGGCACGCCGATGGACCAGATTGCGTGGGTCTCCACCGGCTACATGATGGCCAACGTGGTGGTCATCCCGATGACGGGCTGGCTGCAGCGTCGGTTCGGTTTCCGGCGCTACTTCACCGCGTCCATCCTCATCTTCACGGCGGCGAGCCTGTTGTGTGGGCTCGCGTGGAACCTGCCGTCGCTCGTCGTCTTCCGCATCCTCCAGGGCGTGGGAGGCGGCGCCATCATCCCCACGTCGCAGGCGATTCTGTTCGCGCGCTATCCGCAGAAGGAGCACGGCATGGCCGGCGCGCTCTTCGGGCTGGGCGCGGTGACGGGGCCGCTGCTCGGGCCGACGGTGGGCGGCATGCTCATCGAGGTGGCGAGCTGGCACTGGATATTCCTCATCAACCTGCCGGTGGGCCTGTTCGCCGCGTACATGGCGTGGCGTCACATCGAGCAGAAGGACTTCGAGGTGTCCCACGAGCGGGTGGACCGCTGGGGCATCGGCCTGTTGGCGGTGGGCATGGCCGCGCTCCAGTTCGTGCTGGAGGAGGGCACGCGCGAGGACTGGTTCGACAGCATGAAGATCACGGTGCTCGCGGTGGTGGCGGGCGTGGCGCTCATCACCTTCATCGTGCACGAGCTGGAGACACCTCAACCGGTGGTGGATTTGAGGGTGTTCGCGAACCGCTCGTACGCGGCGGCGACGGGGGTGAACTTCCTCATCGGCACGGCGTTGTTCGGTGGCTCGTTCCTGTTCAGCCTCTTCTGCGGAACGGTGATGCGCTACTCGGCGCTCGACATCGGGCTGGTGTTCCTGAAGGGGAGCTTCATCCAGGTGTTGTTGATGCCGCTCATCGGGAAGTTTGGCGGCAAGTTGGACGGGCGGATGTTGGTGGGGGTGGGCATCATCGGGATGTGCCTGTCCTTGTGGACGAACGGGCACTTGAGCAGCACGGCGGACGAGGCGGCGTTGATTGCGCCGGTGTTCATCCGGGCGTGCTCGATGGGGTTCATCTTCGTGCCGCTGTCGGTGATGGCGCTGAGCAACCTGCGCCCGGACCAGCGAGGCAACGCGGCGGGGTTGTTCAACCTGACGCGTGAGCTGGGCGGGTCGATTGGAACGGCGTGGATGAGCAGCGCGCTCAACCGGCTGACGCAGGTGAACAACACGGCGCTGGCCTCGCATGTGGATGCGTACAGCCAGGTGACGCAGGAGCAGCTCGCCGCCATGCAGGCCACGGTGGCCTCGCGGGTGACGGACCCGCTGGCCGCGGCCTATGGCCTGTTCAGTCAGCGCATCAACCTGCAGGCGCTGGTGCGGGCCTTCAACGCGAACTTCACCGTGCTCACGGCCATCTTCGCGTGCTCACTGGTGCTGGTGTTCATGCTGCGCCGCGCCGACCCCAACGTGAAGGTCGAGGGCGCGCACTGA